DNA sequence from the Candidatus Methylomirabilota bacterium genome:
CCATCTTCGACTATCTCTCGCCCATGACGTCCCGGCCGCGTGGGCAGTTTTCGCTGGCGATGCTCTTCGCAATGCTGCCCGTCTACGTGCTGGGTTACGCGGCCAGCTACAGGCGCGGTTTCTTGCGGCGCCAGCAACGCATCACCTTGACCGGCCTCTGCCTCGTGTCTGTCGCCATCGCCGGCATCGCCTCACGGATGCCCCCGACGATGTTCGGCGGCATCCTGTCGATCGTGAGCATGCACACGATCGCCATCTACACCATCGTCCGTCTCCGCTTCCCCGTGGCCGTCGTCGGCGGCTGGTTCACCCTGGCGATTTTCCTCGGCTTCCTGGTCAGCATTGGAACGCCCGGGCCTGCCCTGCTTCGGATCGGCGCCCTGCTGGCGGTCGCCAACGTCGCGGGCATGTTCGCGTGCTATCAGATGGACCTGTACGTCCGCCGCGAGTACGTGGCGATGCTCCTGCGCGAGCGCGCGGAGCTCGAGGCCCGTCGCGCGCGCGAGGAGGCGGAGGCGGCCACGCGGGCGAAGAGCGAGTTCCTGGCCAGCATGAGCCACGAGCTCCGGACGCCCCTCAACGCGATCATCGGGTTCTCCGAGGTCCTCGACGAGCGCATGTTCGGCGATCTGAACGCGAAGCAGGAGGAGTACCTCCGCGACATCCACGAGTCGGGTCAGCACTTGCTTTCGCTCATCAACGACATCCTCGACCTCTCCAAGGTCGAGGCGGGACGGATGGAGCTCGAGGTGACCACCTTCCATCTCCCATCCGCTATCGACAACGCGGTGATCCTGATCAAGGAACGGGCGGCGCGACACGGCGTGGCGCTCGAGTGCGAGGTCGATCCGGGGCTCGGCGAATTCCGCGGCGACGAGCGAAAGTTCAAGCAGATCATGCTCAACCTGCTCTCCAACGCCGTCAAGTTCACTCCCGACGGAGGGAGGATCGCCGTGACCGCGCATCCGCGGAGCCCGCTGGTCGAGGTGGCGGTCGCGGACACCGGCGCCGGCATCGCGTCCGCCGACCTGCCGCGGATCTTCGACGAGTTCCGGCAGTTCGGCGCGGACACCGCCAGGAAGGCCGAGGGCACCGGCCTCGGCCTCACGCTCACCAAGCGCTTCGTCGAGCTGCACGGCGGCTCGATCCGCGTGGAGAGCGCGCTGGGTAAGGGCTCGACGTTCAGCTTCACCCTGGCGCCACAATGAGAGCGCGAAAGCTCTTCCTGCTCGTGCTCGCGTACGTCGCCTTCGACTTGGCCGACCCGGTGCTGCCGGGCGCCTTCAGCTTCGAGGTGAAGGACTCGGAGGTCGAGGAAGCGATCCACGTCCAGCGGCGCGCTCAGGAGCGGAAGCAGGTCGCCGGGCGGCCCACGCCGCCCGAGCGCGGCGCGCCGTCTCCTGACCCCGTCCGCGTGAGCCCGCCTCCGGGCGCCCGGCTCGAGGGGCCACCGCGCCGCGAGCCGCCGATCCTCCGCGTCGCGCGCTCCGCCCCGGTAGCGTCCGCTCGCGCTTCCGCGCCCGAAGACCACTAGCCCCTTCATCCCGTCCGTCTCCTGACCTCCGCCGCCCCGCGCGGCGGCTTGCGACACCCGTCCCATCTCACGAGGAGACACGAGATGACTGTGAACCATTACGAGGGCCTGGCCATCGCCCTCGCGCTCTTGATCGTGGGCCGCCTCCTGGTCGCGGTCCTCAGGGCCCTGGTGGAGTGAACTATGATGTTCTTGATGGACCCCGAGTTCTGGGCCCGGATGTTCGGCATCGTCGTGATCGACCTGACGCTCGCGGGCGACAACGCCCTCGTGATCGCGCTCGCCGTCCGCACGCTGCCTCCGCGCCAGCGGCTCTGG
Encoded proteins:
- a CDS encoding HAMP domain-containing sensor histidine kinase → MHPLTLRFTDPALEAAFAEEQARKSVRLFRLAAVLGGAIIAFWAIFDYLSPMTSRPRGQFSLAMLFAMLPVYVLGYAASYRRGFLRRQQRITLTGLCLVSVAIAGIASRMPPTMFGGILSIVSMHTIAIYTIVRLRFPVAVVGGWFTLAIFLGFLVSIGTPGPALLRIGALLAVANVAGMFACYQMDLYVRREYVAMLLRERAELEARRAREEAEAATRAKSEFLASMSHELRTPLNAIIGFSEVLDERMFGDLNAKQEEYLRDIHESGQHLLSLINDILDLSKVEAGRMELEVTTFHLPSAIDNAVILIKERAARHGVALECEVDPGLGEFRGDERKFKQIMLNLLSNAVKFTPDGGRIAVTAHPRSPLVEVAVADTGAGIASADLPRIFDEFRQFGADTARKAEGTGLGLTLTKRFVELHGGSIRVESALGKGSTFSFTLAPQ